The nucleotide sequence GGTCGTGGGTCACGCGCCGGCACGGGGCTCAACCGTCCTCGCCGACGGCACGCGGCCGCTGCCGGGCGCTGAAGCGGGCCCGGCCCTCGCCGACCGGGTCCTTCGCGAGCCGTCGCGTGAGGTGGAGTCCCTCGAGGACGAACTCGACGACCGAGGCGAGCTCCGCGGGTTGCGGCGCGTCCTCCACGCCGAGCCGCGAGCACAGCGCGCCGAGCCCCGGCACGGCACCGAGCCGGGCGAGGAGGTCGTCGACCCGCACGTCGTCGCCGACCTCGACCGGTTCGCCGTCGGCCACCCGGTCGAGCACACCGCCGAGGTCGGCCCCGGCGAGGCGGTCGCGGAACGTCTCGGCGGTCGCGACCTTGAGCAGGTGGGCGAGGACCTCGACCTCGCGGCCCTCCTCGCCGGCCTCGAACTCCACCTTGCCCCGCAGGGTGGCGACGGCGGCCTCGAGGTCGCCAGCCCGCGCGACGACGGCACCGTCCTCCCCGAGGACGGCGGCGCGACGGTCCGCGGCGGCCGCGACGGTCTCGACGGCGGCGACGGCGAAGCGGGCCGACACGCCCGAGCGGGAGTCGACGCTGGGGGAGTCGCGGACCAGGCGGGTCCAGCGGGCGACGACCTCGACGAGGTGGACGGGGACCCGCGCGACGTCGGCGTGCCCGACAGCGGCCTCCTGGGTGACGAGGTCGACCTCCGCCTGGACGTCGACGGGGTAGTGCGTACGGACCTCCGCGCCGAAGCGGTCCTTGAGCGGCGTGATGATGCGCCCGCGGTTCGTGTAGTCCTCGGGGTTGGCGCTCGCGACGAGGAGCACGTCGAGCGGCAGACGCAGGGCGTAGCCGCGCACCTGGAGGTCCCGCTCCTCCAGCACGTTGAGCAGGCCGACCTGGATGCGCTCGGCGAGGTCCGGCAGCTCGTTGACGGCGAACACGCCCCGGTTCGTGCGCGGCAGCAGGCCGAAGTGGATGGTGTCGGGGTCCCCGAGCGAGCGGCCCTCCGCGACCCGGACGGGGTCGACGTCGCCGATGAGGTCGCCGATGCTCGTGTCCGGGGTCGCGAGCTTCTCCCCGTAGCGCTCGCTGCGGTGCCGCCACCCGACGGGCAGCTCGTCGCCGAGCTGCTCCGCGAGCGCCCGCGTCGCGGGCAGGACCGGCTGGAACGGGTCCTCCCACAGCGGCGAGCCGGCGACGTGCGGGCTCCACTCGTCGAGCAGACCGGCGAGGGAGCGCAGGAGGCGGGTCTTGCCCTGCCCGCGCTCGCCGAGCATGACGACGTCGTGACCCGCGAGCAGCGCCCGCTCGAGCTCGGGGAGGACCGTGTCGTCGAAGCCGACGATGCCCGGCCAGCGGTCACCGGCCGACGCGCCGGATCGCATGAGGCGCAGCAGGTTCGCCCGGACCTCGTCCCGGACGCCGCGGGACGTCCACCCGGACTCCCGCAGCTCCCCGACGGTGCGGGGCGAACCGGGGGGCGGGGCCGGGGGCAGCAGCGACGGAGCCGTCATGGCCTCACGGTAGGCATGCCGCGCACGACGGCGCGCGGGGTGGAGGATGTCGCCATGGTCACCGGCCCCGAGCGCGACCCGCGTCGACGCGTCGAGGTGCCGTGGGCGCTGGAGCTCGCGACCGCATGGGGGTGGCGTCTCCTCGTCGTCGGGGCCGCGATCTACGTGTTCTCCTTCGTCGTCCTCGGTCGGATCGACGTCGTCGCGGTGCCGCTGCTGCTCGCCGTGCTGGTGGCCGCCCTGCTGTTCCCCTTCTACAAGGGGCTCGTGCGGGCCCGAGTGCCCCGCTACCCCGCGGCGGGCATCGCCGTCGCCGTGTTCGGCACGCTCCTCGTGCTCGTCGTGGCGCTCGTCTCCCAGCAGATCGCGACCCAGATCGGGGACTTCGGCACCTCGGCGTCCGAGGGCCTCGACCAGGCCATCACGTGGGTCGCCGAGCTCATCGGGGTGCCGCTGTTCGTCGTCCGCCAGACCATCAGCGACGCGGTGTCCGCGCTCGGCGAGCAGTCGGTGGGGATCGCGACCGGTGCCGTCGTCGCCACGGGCGGCGCGATCAGCGTCCTCACGGGGACCCTGCTCACGCTGTTCGCGGTGTTCTTCTACCTCGCCGACGGGCCCCGGATCTGGGCGTTCGTCGTGTCGCTCCTGCCGCGGCAGGGCCGCGCCCGCGCCGACGTCGCCGGCCGCCGCTCGTGGCAGACGCTCGCCGGCTACGTGCGGGCCGTCCCCGTCGTCGCCGCCGTCGACGCCATCGGGATCGGGGCCGGGGCCGCGCTGCTCGGGGTGCCGTTCGCCATCCCCATCGCCGTGTTCACCTTCATCGGGGCGTTCGTCCCGCTCGTCGGCGCGATCGTGACCGGGACCCTCGCCGTCCTCGTCGCCCTCGTCACCCAGGGCCTCGTGACGGCGCTCATCCTCCTCGCGGTGGTCATCGGGGTGCAGCAGCTGGAGTCGTACGTGCTCCAGCCGCTCCTGCTGGGGCGGGCCGTCGAGCTGTACCCGCTCGCCGTCGTCACCGCGATCACGACCGGCATCGTGCTCGCCGGCATCGTCGGCGGCGTCCTGGCCGTGCCGCTCCTCGCGATGAGCGTGACGTTCATCAAGTCGTTGGCGGCACCGCAGGCCGTGGACGCGATCGAGGTGGAGCCGGACGACGTCGCGCCCCCGCCGCCCGGGCGACCGCCGAGCGCGGCCGAGCCCGTAGCCTCACCCGGCGCACCCCCACGCCGACGCGACGACGTCGTCGCGGCACCACCGGAGGCCTGAGCCATGACCACGCCCGCGACCACCCCGACCGTCCCCGCCGTCCCGGACGCCGCCGACCGCGCCGCCGCGCGCGCCCGGCTCACCGACGTCGTCCGCCGGACGCCCGTGGTCCGCAACCGGGCGCTGTCCGACCTCGTCGGCGGCGACGTGTGGCTCAAGTGCGAGAACCTCCAGCGCGCCGGGTCGTTCAAGATCCGCGGGGCGTACACCCGCATCAGCCGCCTGTCGGAGGCCGAGCGCGCCCGGGGTGTCGTCGCGGCCAGCGCCGGCAACCACGCGCAGGGCGTCGCCCTCGCCGCGTCCCTGCTCGGCACCCGCGCGACGGTGTTCATGCCGGTCGGGGCGGCCCTGCCCAAGGTCGCCGCCACCAAGGCGTACGGCGCGACGGTGGAGCACGTCGGCCGCAGCGTCGACGAGGCCCTCGTCGCCGCGCGCGAGATGGCGGAGCGCACCGGCGCGGTGCTCGTCCACCCCTTCGACCACGTCGACGTCGTCGCCGGGCAGGCCTCCCTGGGCGCGGAGGTGCTCGAGCAGGTGCCCGACGCCCGCACCGTCCTCGTGTGCACGGGCGGTGGCGGGCTGCTCGCGGGCATCGCGCTCGAGGTCGCCGCGGCCCGCGACGCCGGGCGCGCCGTCCGGCTCGTCGGGGTGCAGGCGGCGAGTGCGGCCGCGTACCCCGCCTCGCTCGCGGCCGGGCACCCTGTCGCGCTCGAGCGCATGTCGACGATGGCGGACGGCATCGCGGTCGGTCGGCCGGGGCAGGTGCCGTTCGGGATCGTCCGCGACCACGTCGACGACATCCGGACCGTCACCGAGGAGGACCTCTCCCGGGCGCTCGTGCTCCTGCTCGAGCGGGCCAAGCTCGTCGTCGAGCCCGCGGGCGCCGCGGCCGTCGCGGCCGTCATGGCCGACCCGCGGGCCTTCGAGCCGCCCGTCGTCGCGGTCCTCTCCGGCGGCAACGTGGACCCGCTCGTCCTCCACCGCGTGCTGCGGCACGGCCTCGTCGCCGCGGGCCGCTACCTGCAGCTGCGGGTCGCGATCGCCGACCGGCCCGGCGAGCTCGGGCACCTGCTCGAGCTGGTCGGCTCGAGCGACGCGAACCTCGTCGAGGTGGAGCACCGGCGCACCGAGGCGCGCCTGCACGTCGACGAGGTCGAGGTCGCCCTGCAGCTGGAGACCCGCGGCGGCGAGCACCGCGACGCCGTCATCGCCTGCCTGCGGGAGGCCGGTTACGCGGTGCAGGTCGACTGAGCGTCCCGGCGTCTACGACCCGCGCTCGAGCAGGTCGAGGAGGTACTGGCCGTACCCGGACTTCGTCTGCGCCTGCCCGACGCGACGCAGCGCGTCGTCGTCGAGCCAGCCGTTCCGCCACGCGACCTCCTCGGGGCAGCCGACCTTCAGGCCCTGCCGCCGCTCGACGGTCCGGACGAACTCGCCGGCGTCGAGCATCGAGTCGAACGTCCCGGTGTCGAGCCACGCCGTCCCGCGCGGCAGCACCTCGACCTCGAGGGTGCCCCGCTCGAGGTAGTGCCGGTTGACGTCGGTGATCTCCAGCTCGCCGCGGGCGGAGGGCCGCAGCCCGGCGGCGACGTCGACGACGTCGGCGGCGTAGAAGTAGAGCCCCGGGATCGCCCACCGGCTGCGCGGGTGCGTCGGCTTCTCCTCGATGGAGACGGGGCGGCCGTCGGCGCCGAGCTCGACGACGCCGTACGCCTGCGGCTCCGCGACCCAGTACGCGAACACGACACCCCCGGCCGGGTCGGCGAAGCGGCGCAGCTGGGTGCCGAGCCCGGAGCCGTGGAAGATGTTGTCGCCGAGGACGAGCGCCGCGGGCTGCCCGTCGAGGAAGGCCCGGCCGATGACGAACGCCTCCGCGAGACCGCGGGGCTCCGGCTGCACGGCGTACGACAGGGACACGCCGAACCGGCTGCCGTCGCCGAGGAGACGCTGGAAGCCGGGCGCGTCGTGCGGGGTCGTGATGACGAGGACGTCCCGCACGCCGGCGAGCATGAGCGTCGACAGCGGGTGGTAGACCATCGGCTTGTCGTAGACGTTGAGCAGCTGCTTCGACGTCGCGATGGTGATGGGGTGCAGCCGGGTGCCGGAGCCGCCGGCGAGGATGATGCCGCGCACCCGCCCGATCCTGGCCGACGTGGGCGTCTCGGCGCAGCGGTTCGTGCCCGCGCGTGCCTCGCCGACAGGGTCAGCGGGGCAGCAGCCCCTGCTCCTTCGCCTCGGCGAGCGTCGGGGCGGCGGCGTCCTTCTCCGACAGCACGGGCGTGAGCGGCGACCCCTGCCGGTCGGTGGTCGGCCACCCGATGCCGAGGGCCGGGTCCAGCGGGTGGACGCCGTGCTCCGCGCCGGGCGTGTACGGCGTCGAGCACGCGTAGACGACCGTCGAGCCGGCCTCGAGGGAGCAGAAGGCGTGCCCGAGGCCCTCGCCGATGAACACGGCACGCTGCTCGCCCGGCTCCAGCAGGACGCTCTCGTGCGCGCCGAACGTCGGCGACGACGTCCGCAGGTCGACGACGACGTCGAGCACCGCCCCGGCCACGCACGTCACGTACTTCGCCTGGCCGGGCGGGACGTCGGCGAAGTGGACCCCCCGCAGCACACCCGCCGCGGACACCGACAGGTTCGCCTGCGCGAGCGACAGCTCCCGCCCGGTCGCTGCGACGAGCGAGCGCTGCGTGAACAGCTCGAGGAACGAGCCCCTGTCGTCGCCGTGCCGGCGGGGCGTGAAGACCCACGCCCCCTCGATGCCCATCGCCGCGACGTCCACCGGGGCACCGTAGTGACCGGCCGGGCGCGAGGTGCGGCTTCGTCCGAAGCACCCCGGCGGGCCGGGCGCGGGCCGTAGGCTCGGCGACCATGCGCGTCGTCGTGACAGGGGGAGCGGGGTTCATCGGCTCGCACCTCGTGCGGGCCGCCCTCGGGGGCACGCTGCCGGGTCTCGAGCCGTCGCGGCTCGTCGTGCTCGACAAGCTGACGTACGCCGGCAACCTCGACAACCTCGCCCCGGTGCAGGACGACCCCCGGCTGGAGGTCGTCGTGGGCGACATCTGCGACCCCGCCGCGCTCGACCGGGTGCTGCCGGGCGCCGACGCCGTCCTCCACCTCGCGGCCGAGTCGCACGTCGACCGCTCGATCGCCGGCGCGGCCGACTTCGTCGTGACGAACGTCGTCGGCACCCAGACGCTGCTCGACGGCTGCCTTCGCCACGACGTCCCGACCGTCGTCCACGTCTCCACCGACGAGGTCTACGGCTCGATCGCCGAGGGCTCGTGGCCCGAGACGCACCCGGTCGACCCCAGCTCGCCGTACTCCGCGAGCAAGGCCGGCAGCGACCTGCTCGCCCTCGCGTACGCCCGCACCTTCGGCATGGACGTGCGGGTGACCCGCTGCTCGAACAACTACGGGCCGTACCAGTTCCCGGAGAAGGTCATCCCGCTGTTCGTCTCCAACCTCCTCGACGGCCTCCAGGTGCCGCTGTACGGCGACGGCCTCAACGTCCGCGACTGGCTCCACGTCCACGACCACTGCCGCGGCATCGCGCTCGTGCTCGCCGGCGGGCGCGCCGGTGAGGTCTACAACATCGGCGGCGGCACCGAGCTCACGAACCGCGAGCTCACCGACCGGCTCCTCGCGGCGTGCGGCGCAGGGCCGGGGATGGTGAAGCAGGTCCCGGACCGCAAGGGCCACGACCGGCGCTACTCGGTCGACATCACGAAGATCCGCACCGAGCTCGGCTACGAGCCGTCCGTGCCGTTCGACGACGGCCTGCGCGACACCGTCGAGTGGTACCGGGCGAACCAGGCGTGGTGGCGCCCGCTCAAGGCCGCCGCCGCGCTGTGAGCGGTCCCCGCCGCTGGCTCGTCACCGGCGCCGCCGGGACGGTCGGCAGCCGGGTCGTCGAGCGGCTGCTCGCCGACGGCGAGGACGTGACCGCGGCGACGCGCGCCCACCTCGACGTCACCGACCAGGAGGCGGTCGACGCCGCGGTCGAGGGCCACGACGTCGTCGTCAACGCCGCGGCGTGGACCGCGGTCGACGACGCCGAGACGCACGAGGCGGAGGCCTTCGCCGCCAACGCCGTCGGGCCCGCGCTGCTCGCGGTCGCGTGCGCGCGCCGCGGTGTCCCGCTCCTCCACCTGTCGACCGACTACGTCTTCGACGGGCAGGCCGACCGCCCGTTCCCGGAGGACGCGCCCCTGCGGCCGCGGTCGGCCTACGGCCGTACGAAGGCGGCGGGGGAGTGGGCGGTCCGCGCCGCCGGCGGGCCGCTGTGGCTGCTGCGGACGGCGTGGGTGTACGACGTCGACCGGCCGTGCTTCCCCCGGACGGTCGTCCGCCTGCTCGGGGAGCGGGAGTCCCTCGACGTCGTCGACGACCAGGTGGGCCAGCCGACGTGGGCCCGCGACGTGGCGGACCTCGCCGTGGCGGTCGTCCGGGCCGGTGCCCCGCACGGCACGTACCACGCGACGGCCGCCGGGCAGGTGTCGTGGTTCGGGCTGACCAGGGCGCTGCTCGCGCACCTCGGCGAGGACCCGGGGCGGGTCCGCGCGACGACGTCGGAGGCGTTCCGGCGCCCGGCGCCGCGACCCGCGTGGTCGGTGCTGGGGCACGCGGCCTGGCAGAACTCCGGTGTCACGGCGCCGCGGGCGTGGGAGGCGGCGCTCGCCGAGGCGGTCGGAGCGGGCCTGCTGCGATAGCGCCGTCAGCGAAACGCGCTCGCGGACTGTCGGACCGCGTGGACAGGATGGGTCCCGTGACCGACACCATCGTCGCCGAGGGCCTCGTCAAGACCTACGGCTCCGTCCGCGCGCTCGACGGCTTCGACCTGTCCGTGGCGCCGGGCACCGTCATGGGTCTGCTCGGCCCGAACGGCGCCGGCAAGACGACGTCCGTCCGGGTCTTCACGACCCTGCTGCGGGCCGACAGCGGCCGGGCGAGCGTCGCCGGCCTCGACGTCGTCCGGGACGCCACCGAGCTCCGCTCCCGCATCGGGGTGTCGGGGCAGTACGCCGCGGTCGACGAGAACCTCACCGGCTTCGAGAACCTCGACATGGTGGGCCGGCTCTACCACCTGGGCTCGAAGGTGTCGCGGGAGCGGGCGTGGGAGCTGCTCGAGCGTTTCGACCTCACCGAGGCGGGCCGGCGCCCGGTCAGCACGTACTCCGGCGGCATGCGCCGGCGCCTCGACCTCGCCGGCGCGCTCGTCGCGCAGCCGGAGGTGCTGTTCCTCGACGAGCCGACGACCGGGCTCGACCCCCGCAGCCGCATCGGCATGTGGGACGTCATCGCCGAGCTCGTCTCCGGCGGCACCACCCTGCTGCTCACCACGCAGTACCTCGAGGAGGCCGACCGCCTCGCCGACCGGATCGCCGTCATCGACACCGGCAAGGTCATCGCGCTCGGCACCGCCGACGAGCTCAAGCAGCAGGTCGGCGGGGAGCGGATCGAGGTGACCGTCGCCCGCCCGGAGGAGCTGCCCGTCGCCCGCGACGCGCTCGCGCGGCTCTGCCTCGCCGAGGTCGGCGTGGAGGAGCACACCCGCACCCTCACGGCGCCCGTCAGCGGCGGGGTCAGCGTCCTCGTCGACGCCCTCCGCGCGCTCGACGCCGCGCAGGTCGAGGTGCTCGACGCCGGCGTCCGGCGGCCCACCCTCGACGACGTGTTCCTCACCCTCACCGGGCACGCGGCCGAGGAGACCCCCGACCCGGACGCCGACGACGGCGGTGGCGTCGCCGGACGACGCGGGCGCCGGTCCCGACGCAGCAGCACCGAGAAGGAGGCGGCGCAGGCATGAGCGCTCCCACCACGCCCACGGGCACCACGACGTCCACCCGGTCCGGGCCGTCGCGCCGCCCGGCCGCGTCGCCCGCGAGCGGGCCGCTCGTGGCCCTGCAGGACGGCTGGACCGTCGCGCGGCGCAACCTCATCAAGATCAAGCGGGTGCCGGACCTGCTGGTCGGCTCGATCATCTCGCCGATCATGTTCATCCTGCTGTTCGCCTACGTCTTCGGCGGGTCGATCGCCCTACCCGGTCAGGACGCCCTCGACCCGGCGCTCTACCGGGAGTTCCTCATCGCCGGCATCTTCGCCCAGACGGTGATCTTCGGGGCGACCATCACGGGCTCCGGCATGGCGCAGGACCTCAAGACCGGCATCGTCGACCGTTTCCGCTCGCTGCCGATGGCGCCGTCGGCGGTGCTCGTCGGCCGCACCACCGCGGACGTCGTCAACAACGTCCTCACGATCGTCATCATGTCGCTGACCGGGCTCGTCGTCGGCTGGCGCATCGGGAGCTCGGTCGGGGAGGCGCTCCTCGGGTACGCGCTCCTGCTGTTCTTCGCCTACTGCATCAGCTGGGTCATGGCGTACGTCGGACTGCTCGTGCGGACACCCGAGGTCTTCAACAACGTCGTCTTCATCGTGATCTTCCCGTTGACGTTCATCGCGAACACGTTCGTGCCGCTGGAGAACTTCCCCTCGGCGCTGCGCGTGTTCGCCGAGTGGAACCCGGTGTCGGCGGTGACGCAGGCGGCCCGCGAGCTGTTCGGCAACGTGCCGCCGGGGTTCCCGGAACCGCAGGCGTGGCCGCTGCAGAACAGCGCCCTCTACACGGTGCTGTGGGGTGCGGCGATCCTGCTCGTGTTCGTGCCCCTCACGGTGCGGCAGTACCAGCGCGCCGCCGCCCGCTGAGGCCCCCCGGGTCTGACGCAACGCGCCGTGGTGTCGGATAGGGCGACGCGACGGCCCCTTGTGTCGGGTGAGGAGTGACGCAACGGCACGTCCCGTCAGACGGTTCGGCGCGTCAGCGCGGGTCCGGTTGGATGCGCAGGACCTGGCGGCTGCCGTGCGCGACGTACCAGACGTCTCCGGCGGCGTACGCCGCCGGGCCGGCGAACAACCAGCCGCCCAGTCGCAGGTGCTGCACGATCCGGCCGTCGTCGGCGCGGACCTGTGCGAGCGTGCCGCCGCCGGCCGTCACCCAGAAGGCGTCGCGGTCCGGGTCGTGGACGGCGTACGGGTCCTGCTCGTCCCGGCCGCCGGGGACGGTGAGGCGACGGACCTCGACGAGAGTGGTCGGGTCGAGGCCGACGAGCTCGTCGGTCTCGGGGACGCCGACCCACACCAGCCCGTCGCCGGCCAGGAGCGCGCCAGGCCTCCCCCCGAGGGGCGCCGGGTCGCCGACCGCGCCGTCGGGGGCGACGCGGACGGCCGCGCCCAGCGCCGGGACCGTCACCACGACGGCGCCGTCGGGCTGGACGAGGACGCGTTCGGCCGGCCCCGGCAGGGGCACCCGCTCGGCCACGGTGCCGTCGGCCGGATCGATCCGGGCCAGGCCCGCTGCGCCGTCGCTTGCCCACACCTGCTCGCCGGAGGCGCCGATGCCGAATCCGTCGCCGACCGCCACGCGCGTCCGCACCTCGAGCGTGTCGGGGTCGACGCCCAGGACCTCCTCGCGCAGGTGCACCCAGACCATGTCCGCCGACAGGGCCGGCGCCTCGACCCGCCCCGGTGGCAGTTCGACCTCGACGAGGCCGCCGTCGGCCGGGTCGATCCGGCTCAGCACGACCCCGCCGCCGTCTCGGGCGCTGGTGACCCACACGTGCCCCAGGCCCGCACTCGCGCCCGTCGGGAAGCCGGGGACGGACCACGTGCCGAGCACCGTGCCGTCGGCGGGGCGGGTCGGCGAGGGCGTCGCGAGGGCCGACGGCGGCGCCGGACGGACGGGCACCACGGGGGTGTCCGACGGTGAGCCCGCCAGGGCGACCACGGCCACCGTGGTGGCGGCGGCGGCTGCCACGCCGAGTGCGACAGCCACCCGCGGGCCGCGCGGGGGGCGCCGGGCGCGCGACCGCAGCTCGTCCCACGCCCCGGGCCGGGGACGTACTGTCTCGGCGCGTGCGGCGAGGGCGGCGCGGAGCTCGTCCTCCAACTGGTCCTGGTGCCGGCTCACGTGCCCACTCGCTCCAGCCCCGTGGGGCGGGCTGGGTCTGCCGGCCGCGCGTGCTCCCGCCGAACCCGCAGGGTCGCCGTGGCCCTCGACAGGTGCTGCTTCACCGAGCCCGGCGAGATCCGCAGGGTCTCGGCGATCCCGCGGTCACCGAGACCCGCCCAGTACCGCAGCACCACGCACTCCCGCTGCCGACGGGGGAGGGCAGCGACGAGGCCCAGCAGCTCGTCGCGCTCGCCACGCCCGACGACCTGCGACTCGCCCGACGGCGCGTCTGCGCGGGCGAGCCACGCCTCGGCCTCCAGCGCCCGCTGCCGGCGCCTCACCGCGACCCGCCGCCGCATCGAGGACCGGCACACGTTCACCACGGCGCGCCGCAGGTAGCCCTCGGCGGCGTCCGGGTCGCGCAGAGCCATGCCGCCGCGACGGTGCACGGAGAGGAAGACGTCCTGCACGACGTCCTCGGCCTCGTCGTGGTCCAGGAGCAGCCGAGCCAGCCGCACCATCGGCCAGTAGTGCACCTCGTAGAGTCGCTCGAGGTCCTCCAGCGCCGACGTGCCCGCCCCGGCCTCGCCCCCGGACCCGCGACCTCCCCGGCCCACGCCCACCAGGCTAGAGCCGCGAGCGGTCGACGTCCCGGCTCCCGGTCGACTGGTCGCGATCAGGTGAGGTACGCGCAGAGCGCCGTCTCGTCGAGCTCCTTCGGCCCGGCCGAGACCAGCTGCTCCCCGCCCGAGAGGACGGCGCGACCCGCGGACAGGAGCACGACGCCGTACCCGGGCACGGTCACACCGCGCTCCTTGCCGCGCAGGGTCACGGTCCCCGAGGGGTCGAAGGTCTCGTTGACCACGCCCCGCGAGCCCAGCGAGGCTCCCGTCTCGGGGTTGGACCACGTCAGCGTGTACGCAAGGTGCACGTCGAGGCGCTCGCCCCGGAACGTCTCCTGCGCCCAACCCTCGGCGGCCACGTCGAGCGCGACCTCACCGCAGTCGACCAGGCCGGGCAGCACGAACGCGAAGTGGATGCGTTCAGGTCGCTCCGGCGGCGCCGCCGACGCCACGGCGGGGGTGAAGGCCACGAGGGCGGCGCCGGCGGTGAGGGCGAGGGAGTGGCGGACGGTTCGATGCATGGCTGGTCTCCTCCGGACGGGCCGCGTGGTGCGGCGCCTGTGGTCGTGTGACCCCAGGTCGCCCGAGACCGCTCGCTGGTTGACACCCCTGCGCGCCCTCCCCCTGACGGAACGGCACATGGCGTCGACCTGGTCGACGCCATGTGCCGTTGCGACAGAAGCGGTGGGTGGGTGGCGGGTTGCTCAGCCGGTGAAGCGCTCCGCCTTGAGGATCCTCACGGGGATCTGGCGGCCGTTGGGCGCGGTGTAGCTCGTCTCGGTGCCGACCGGCTGGCCGAGGACCGCGGCCCCCAGCGGGGACTGCTCGGAGAACACGTCGAGGTCGGTCGTGGCGGCGAT is from Aquipuribacter nitratireducens and encodes:
- the rfbB gene encoding dTDP-glucose 4,6-dehydratase, which translates into the protein MRVVVTGGAGFIGSHLVRAALGGTLPGLEPSRLVVLDKLTYAGNLDNLAPVQDDPRLEVVVGDICDPAALDRVLPGADAVLHLAAESHVDRSIAGAADFVVTNVVGTQTLLDGCLRHDVPTVVHVSTDEVYGSIAEGSWPETHPVDPSSPYSASKAGSDLLALAYARTFGMDVRVTRCSNNYGPYQFPEKVIPLFVSNLLDGLQVPLYGDGLNVRDWLHVHDHCRGIALVLAGGRAGEVYNIGGGTELTNRELTDRLLAACGAGPGMVKQVPDRKGHDRRYSVDITKIRTELGYEPSVPFDDGLRDTVEWYRANQAWWRPLKAAAAL
- a CDS encoding magnesium chelatase; translated protein: MTAPSLLPPAPPPGSPRTVGELRESGWTSRGVRDEVRANLLRLMRSGASAGDRWPGIVGFDDTVLPELERALLAGHDVVMLGERGQGKTRLLRSLAGLLDEWSPHVAGSPLWEDPFQPVLPATRALAEQLGDELPVGWRHRSERYGEKLATPDTSIGDLIGDVDPVRVAEGRSLGDPDTIHFGLLPRTNRGVFAVNELPDLAERIQVGLLNVLEERDLQVRGYALRLPLDVLLVASANPEDYTNRGRIITPLKDRFGAEVRTHYPVDVQAEVDLVTQEAAVGHADVARVPVHLVEVVARWTRLVRDSPSVDSRSGVSARFAVAAVETVAAAADRRAAVLGEDGAVVARAGDLEAAVATLRGKVEFEAGEEGREVEVLAHLLKVATAETFRDRLAGADLGGVLDRVADGEPVEVGDDVRVDDLLARLGAVPGLGALCSRLGVEDAPQPAELASVVEFVLEGLHLTRRLAKDPVGEGRARFSARQRPRAVGEDG
- a CDS encoding ABC transporter permease, coding for MSAPTTPTGTTTSTRSGPSRRPAASPASGPLVALQDGWTVARRNLIKIKRVPDLLVGSIISPIMFILLFAYVFGGSIALPGQDALDPALYREFLIAGIFAQTVIFGATITGSGMAQDLKTGIVDRFRSLPMAPSAVLVGRTTADVVNNVLTIVIMSLTGLVVGWRIGSSVGEALLGYALLLFFAYCISWVMAYVGLLVRTPEVFNNVVFIVIFPLTFIANTFVPLENFPSALRVFAEWNPVSAVTQAARELFGNVPPGFPEPQAWPLQNSALYTVLWGAAILLVFVPLTVRQYQRAAAR
- a CDS encoding dTDP-4-dehydrorhamnose 3,5-epimerase family protein, giving the protein MDVAAMGIEGAWVFTPRRHGDDRGSFLELFTQRSLVAATGRELSLAQANLSVSAAGVLRGVHFADVPPGQAKYVTCVAGAVLDVVVDLRTSSPTFGAHESVLLEPGEQRAVFIGEGLGHAFCSLEAGSTVVYACSTPYTPGAEHGVHPLDPALGIGWPTTDRQGSPLTPVLSEKDAAAPTLAEAKEQGLLPR
- the rfbD gene encoding dTDP-4-dehydrorhamnose reductase, producing the protein MSGPRRWLVTGAAGTVGSRVVERLLADGEDVTAATRAHLDVTDQEAVDAAVEGHDVVVNAAAWTAVDDAETHEAEAFAANAVGPALLAVACARRGVPLLHLSTDYVFDGQADRPFPEDAPLRPRSAYGRTKAAGEWAVRAAGGPLWLLRTAWVYDVDRPCFPRTVVRLLGERESLDVVDDQVGQPTWARDVADLAVAVVRAGAPHGTYHATAAGQVSWFGLTRALLAHLGEDPGRVRATTSEAFRRPAPRPAWSVLGHAAWQNSGVTAPRAWEAALAEAVGAGLLR
- the rfbA gene encoding glucose-1-phosphate thymidylyltransferase RfbA; translated protein: MRGIILAGGSGTRLHPITIATSKQLLNVYDKPMVYHPLSTLMLAGVRDVLVITTPHDAPGFQRLLGDGSRFGVSLSYAVQPEPRGLAEAFVIGRAFLDGQPAALVLGDNIFHGSGLGTQLRRFADPAGGVVFAYWVAEPQAYGVVELGADGRPVSIEEKPTHPRSRWAIPGLYFYAADVVDVAAGLRPSARGELEITDVNRHYLERGTLEVEVLPRGTAWLDTGTFDSMLDAGEFVRTVERRQGLKVGCPEEVAWRNGWLDDDALRRVGQAQTKSGYGQYLLDLLERGS
- the ilvA gene encoding threonine ammonia-lyase, translating into MTTPATTPTVPAVPDAADRAAARARLTDVVRRTPVVRNRALSDLVGGDVWLKCENLQRAGSFKIRGAYTRISRLSEAERARGVVAASAGNHAQGVALAASLLGTRATVFMPVGAALPKVAATKAYGATVEHVGRSVDEALVAAREMAERTGAVLVHPFDHVDVVAGQASLGAEVLEQVPDARTVLVCTGGGGLLAGIALEVAAARDAGRAVRLVGVQAASAAAYPASLAAGHPVALERMSTMADGIAVGRPGQVPFGIVRDHVDDIRTVTEEDLSRALVLLLERAKLVVEPAGAAAVAAVMADPRAFEPPVVAVLSGGNVDPLVLHRVLRHGLVAAGRYLQLRVAIADRPGELGHLLELVGSSDANLVEVEHRRTEARLHVDEVEVALQLETRGGEHRDAVIACLREAGYAVQVD
- a CDS encoding AI-2E family transporter; translated protein: MVTGPERDPRRRVEVPWALELATAWGWRLLVVGAAIYVFSFVVLGRIDVVAVPLLLAVLVAALLFPFYKGLVRARVPRYPAAGIAVAVFGTLLVLVVALVSQQIATQIGDFGTSASEGLDQAITWVAELIGVPLFVVRQTISDAVSALGEQSVGIATGAVVATGGAISVLTGTLLTLFAVFFYLADGPRIWAFVVSLLPRQGRARADVAGRRSWQTLAGYVRAVPVVAAVDAIGIGAGAALLGVPFAIPIAVFTFIGAFVPLVGAIVTGTLAVLVALVTQGLVTALILLAVVIGVQQLESYVLQPLLLGRAVELYPLAVVTAITTGIVLAGIVGGVLAVPLLAMSVTFIKSLAAPQAVDAIEVEPDDVAPPPPGRPPSAAEPVASPGAPPRRRDDVVAAPPEA
- a CDS encoding ATP-binding cassette domain-containing protein, producing the protein MGPVTDTIVAEGLVKTYGSVRALDGFDLSVAPGTVMGLLGPNGAGKTTSVRVFTTLLRADSGRASVAGLDVVRDATELRSRIGVSGQYAAVDENLTGFENLDMVGRLYHLGSKVSRERAWELLERFDLTEAGRRPVSTYSGGMRRRLDLAGALVAQPEVLFLDEPTTGLDPRSRIGMWDVIAELVSGGTTLLLTTQYLEEADRLADRIAVIDTGKVIALGTADELKQQVGGERIEVTVARPEELPVARDALARLCLAEVGVEEHTRTLTAPVSGGVSVLVDALRALDAAQVEVLDAGVRRPTLDDVFLTLTGHAAEETPDPDADDGGGVAGRRGRRSRRSSTEKEAAQA